Proteins encoded by one window of Manihot esculenta cultivar AM560-2 chromosome 10, M.esculenta_v8, whole genome shotgun sequence:
- the LOC110624697 gene encoding uncharacterized protein LOC110624697 isoform X47, with product MDSLTVVQNHHYLRRATLDPLSVVQIHHYLRRATLDPLSVVQNHHYLRGATMDSLTVVQNHHYLRRATLDPLSVVQNHHYLSDSGSPFGGSKPSLSAVSGSAFNLGGSKPSLSSVSGSAFNLGGSKPSLSSLSDSGFTFDGSKPSLSGVPYTDQTNTNSCEINAESGHGTTSTAEVLSNLQKVNIEEEIAGKESNNTNEVSPLTPSCIKKEEEAREANPEAAKTSSLMVISRILKGIPQDPHFYQLRNHSELARKIMICSWDQIFLETAEKIHSLQPNGFWVRARELWKTMEELQSMGYNVIPLRRRLVELTNVMTDLKLFKSNIKGLKIKAEDHRAEKRRLKFVILSLQEIIMGEEEGMERVVAEVMDLEKELPKFDEAFANLALEPL from the exons ATGGATTCACTTACGGTGGTTCAAAACCATCATTATCTG CGCAGAGCGACTCTGGATCCACTTTCGGTGGTTCAAATCCATCATTATCTG CGCAGAGCGACTCTGGATCCACTTTCGGTGGTTCAAAACCATCATTATCTG CGCGGAGCGACTATGGATTCACTTACGGTGGTTCAAAACCATCATTATCTG CGCAGAGCGACTCTGGATCCCCTTTCGGTGGTTCAAAACCATCATTATCTG AGCGACTCTGGATCCCCTTTCGGTGGTTCAAAACCATCATTATCTG CGGTGAGCGGCTCTGCATTCAATCTCGGTGGTTCAAAACCATCATTATCTT CGGTGAGCGGCTCTGCATTCAATCTCGGTGGTTCAAAACCATCATTATCTT CTCTGAGCGACTCTGGATTCACTTTCGATGGTTCAAAACCATCATTATCTG GCGTCCCATACACTGACCAAACCAACACAAACTCCTGCGAGATTAATGCAGAATcaggccacg GTACGACAAGCACAGCTGAAGTTTTGAGTAATCTGCAAAAAGTTAATATTGAAGAAGAGATTGCTGGGAAAGAGAGCAACAATACCAATGAAGTGAGTCCTTTGACTCCATCTTGTATCAAAAAGGAGGAAGAAGCAAGAGAAGCAAATCCAGAAGCTGCTAAAACTTCATCATTAATGGTGATTTCTAGAATTTTAAAGGGTATACCTCAAGACCCTCATTTTTATCAGCTTAGAAATCACTCTGAACTTGCAAGAAAAATCATGATATGTTCATGGGACCAGATTTTCTTAGAAACTGCAGAAAAAATTCACTCTTTACAACCAAATGGTTTCTGGGTCAGAGCCAGAGAGCTGTGGAAAACAATGGAGGAGTTGCAGAGCATGGGATATAATGTGATTCCTTTGAGAAGAAGATTAGTGGAGTTAACTAATGTCATGACAGATTTGAAGCTgtttaaatcaaatataaaaGGGTTAAAAATCAAGGCAGAGGATCACAGAGCAGAGAAAAGAAGACTTAAATTTGTGATTTTGAGCTTGCAGGAAATAATTATGGGAGAAGAAGAAGGCATGGAGAGAGTAGTAGCTGAGGTTATGGATTTGGAGAAAGAGTTGCCAAAATTTGATGAAGCATTTGCCAATTTAGCTTTGGAGCCTCTCTAG
- the LOC110624697 gene encoding uncharacterized protein LOC110624697 isoform X40: protein MDSLTVVQNHHYLRRATLDPLSVVQIHHYLRGATMDSLTGVQNHHYLSDSGSTFGGSKPSLSARSDYGFTYGGSKPSLSAQSDSGSPFGGSKPSLSAQSDSGSPFGGSKPSLSAVSGSAFNLGGSKPSLSSVSGSAFNLGGSKPSLSSLSDSGFTFDGSKPSLSGVPYTDQTNTNSCEINAESGHGTTSTAEVLSNLQKVNIEEEIAGKESNNTNEVSPLTPSCIKKEEEAREANPEAAKTSSLMVISRILKGIPQDPHFYQLRNHSELARKIMICSWDQIFLETAEKIHSLQPNGFWVRARELWKTMEELQSMGYNVIPLRRRLVELTNVMTDLKLFKSNIKGLKIKAEDHRAEKRRLKFVILSLQEIIMGEEEGMERVVAEVMDLEKELPKFDEAFANLALEPL from the exons ATGGATTCACTTACGGTGGTTCAAAACCATCATTATCTG CGCAGAGCGACTCTGGATCCACTTTCGGTGGTTCAAATCCATCATTATCTG CGCGGAGCGACTATGGATTCACTTACGGGGGTTCAAAACCATCATTATCTG AGCGACTCTGGATCCACTTTCGGTGGTTCAAAACCATCATTATCTG CGCGGAGCGACTATGGATTCACTTACGGTGGTTCAAAACCATCATTATCTG CGCAGAGCGACTCTGGATCCCCTTTCGGTGGTTCAAAACCATCATTATCTG CGCAGAGCGACTCTGGATCCCCTTTCGGTGGTTCAAAACCATCATTATCTG CGGTGAGCGGCTCTGCATTCAATCTCGGTGGTTCAAAACCATCATTATCTT CGGTGAGCGGCTCTGCATTCAATCTCGGTGGTTCAAAACCATCATTATCTT CTCTGAGCGACTCTGGATTCACTTTCGATGGTTCAAAACCATCATTATCTG GCGTCCCATACACTGACCAAACCAACACAAACTCCTGCGAGATTAATGCAGAATcaggccacg GTACGACAAGCACAGCTGAAGTTTTGAGTAATCTGCAAAAAGTTAATATTGAAGAAGAGATTGCTGGGAAAGAGAGCAACAATACCAATGAAGTGAGTCCTTTGACTCCATCTTGTATCAAAAAGGAGGAAGAAGCAAGAGAAGCAAATCCAGAAGCTGCTAAAACTTCATCATTAATGGTGATTTCTAGAATTTTAAAGGGTATACCTCAAGACCCTCATTTTTATCAGCTTAGAAATCACTCTGAACTTGCAAGAAAAATCATGATATGTTCATGGGACCAGATTTTCTTAGAAACTGCAGAAAAAATTCACTCTTTACAACCAAATGGTTTCTGGGTCAGAGCCAGAGAGCTGTGGAAAACAATGGAGGAGTTGCAGAGCATGGGATATAATGTGATTCCTTTGAGAAGAAGATTAGTGGAGTTAACTAATGTCATGACAGATTTGAAGCTgtttaaatcaaatataaaaGGGTTAAAAATCAAGGCAGAGGATCACAGAGCAGAGAAAAGAAGACTTAAATTTGTGATTTTGAGCTTGCAGGAAATAATTATGGGAGAAGAAGAAGGCATGGAGAGAGTAGTAGCTGAGGTTATGGATTTGGAGAAAGAGTTGCCAAAATTTGATGAAGCATTTGCCAATTTAGCTTTGGAGCCTCTCTAG
- the LOC110624697 gene encoding nuclear envelope pore membrane protein POM 121 isoform X17, giving the protein MTDSGVPLFSFTPSSSAQSDSGFTFGGSKPSLSAQSDSGSTFGGSKPSLSAQSDSGSTFGGSNPSLSARSDYGFTYGGSKPSLSAQSDSGSTFGGSKPSLSARSDYGFTYGGSKPSLSAQSDSGSPFGGSKPSLSAQSDSGSPFGGSKPSLSAVSGSAFNLGGSKPSLSSVSGSAFNLGGSKPSLSSLSDSGFTFDGSKPSLSGVPYTDQTNTNSCEINAESGHGTTSTAEVLSNLQKVNIEEEIAGKESNNTNEVSPLTPSCIKKEEEAREANPEAAKTSSLMVISRILKGIPQDPHFYQLRNHSELARKIMICSWDQIFLETAEKIHSLQPNGFWVRARELWKTMEELQSMGYNVIPLRRRLVELTNVMTDLKLFKSNIKGLKIKAEDHRAEKRRLKFVILSLQEIIMGEEEGMERVVAEVMDLEKELPKFDEAFANLALEPL; this is encoded by the exons CGCAGAGCGACTCTGGATCCACTTTCGGTGGTTCAAAACCATCATTATCTG CGCAGAGCGACTCTGGATCCACTTTCGGTGGTTCAAATCCATCATTATCTG CGCGGAGCGACTATGGATTCACTTACGGGGGTTCAAAACCATCATTATCTG CGCAGAGCGACTCTGGATCCACTTTCGGTGGTTCAAAACCATCATTATCTG CGCGGAGCGACTATGGATTCACTTACGGTGGTTCAAAACCATCATTATCTG CGCAGAGCGACTCTGGATCCCCTTTCGGTGGTTCAAAACCATCATTATCTG CGCAGAGCGACTCTGGATCCCCTTTCGGTGGTTCAAAACCATCATTATCTG CGGTGAGCGGCTCTGCATTCAATCTCGGTGGTTCAAAACCATCATTATCTT CGGTGAGCGGCTCTGCATTCAATCTCGGTGGTTCAAAACCATCATTATCTT CTCTGAGCGACTCTGGATTCACTTTCGATGGTTCAAAACCATCATTATCTG GCGTCCCATACACTGACCAAACCAACACAAACTCCTGCGAGATTAATGCAGAATcaggccacg GTACGACAAGCACAGCTGAAGTTTTGAGTAATCTGCAAAAAGTTAATATTGAAGAAGAGATTGCTGGGAAAGAGAGCAACAATACCAATGAAGTGAGTCCTTTGACTCCATCTTGTATCAAAAAGGAGGAAGAAGCAAGAGAAGCAAATCCAGAAGCTGCTAAAACTTCATCATTAATGGTGATTTCTAGAATTTTAAAGGGTATACCTCAAGACCCTCATTTTTATCAGCTTAGAAATCACTCTGAACTTGCAAGAAAAATCATGATATGTTCATGGGACCAGATTTTCTTAGAAACTGCAGAAAAAATTCACTCTTTACAACCAAATGGTTTCTGGGTCAGAGCCAGAGAGCTGTGGAAAACAATGGAGGAGTTGCAGAGCATGGGATATAATGTGATTCCTTTGAGAAGAAGATTAGTGGAGTTAACTAATGTCATGACAGATTTGAAGCTgtttaaatcaaatataaaaGGGTTAAAAATCAAGGCAGAGGATCACAGAGCAGAGAAAAGAAGACTTAAATTTGTGATTTTGAGCTTGCAGGAAATAATTATGGGAGAAGAAGAAGGCATGGAGAGAGTAGTAGCTGAGGTTATGGATTTGGAGAAAGAGTTGCCAAAATTTGATGAAGCATTTGCCAATTTAGCTTTGGAGCCTCTCTAG
- the LOC110624697 gene encoding uncharacterized protein LOC110624697 isoform X32: MTDSGVPLFRFPPSSSEQTDSGISLFGSIPSFPAQSDSGSTFGGSKPSLSAQSDSGSTFGGSKPSLSARSDYGFTYGGSKPSLSAQSDSGSPFGGSKPSLSAQSDSGSPFGGSKPSLSAVSGSAFNLGGSKPSLSSVSGSAFNLGGSKPSLSSLSDSGFTFDGSKPSLSGVPYTDQTNTNSCEINAESGHGTTSTAEVLSNLQKVNIEEEIAGKESNNTNEVSPLTPSCIKKEEEAREANPEAAKTSSLMVISRILKGIPQDPHFYQLRNHSELARKIMICSWDQIFLETAEKIHSLQPNGFWVRARELWKTMEELQSMGYNVIPLRRRLVELTNVMTDLKLFKSNIKGLKIKAEDHRAEKRRLKFVILSLQEIIMGEEEGMERVVAEVMDLEKELPKFDEAFANLALEPL; encoded by the exons ATGACTGACTCAGGAGTGCCTCTCTTTCGTTTCCCGCCATCATCATCTG AGCAGACTGACTCTGGGATCTCTCTCTTTGGTTCAATACCATCATTTCCCG CGCAGAGCGACTCTGGATCCACTTTCGGTGGTTCAAAACCATCATTATCTG CGCAGAGCGACTCTGGATCCACTTTCGGTGGTTCAAAACCATCATTATCTG CGCGGAGCGACTATGGATTCACTTACGGTGGTTCAAAACCATCATTATCTG CGCAGAGCGACTCTGGATCCCCTTTCGGTGGTTCAAAACCATCATTATCTG CGCAGAGCGACTCTGGATCCCCTTTCGGTGGTTCAAAACCATCATTATCTG CGGTGAGCGGCTCTGCATTCAATCTCGGTGGTTCAAAACCATCATTATCTT CGGTGAGCGGCTCTGCATTCAATCTCGGTGGTTCAAAACCATCATTATCTT CTCTGAGCGACTCTGGATTCACTTTCGATGGTTCAAAACCATCATTATCTG GCGTCCCATACACTGACCAAACCAACACAAACTCCTGCGAGATTAATGCAGAATcaggccacg GTACGACAAGCACAGCTGAAGTTTTGAGTAATCTGCAAAAAGTTAATATTGAAGAAGAGATTGCTGGGAAAGAGAGCAACAATACCAATGAAGTGAGTCCTTTGACTCCATCTTGTATCAAAAAGGAGGAAGAAGCAAGAGAAGCAAATCCAGAAGCTGCTAAAACTTCATCATTAATGGTGATTTCTAGAATTTTAAAGGGTATACCTCAAGACCCTCATTTTTATCAGCTTAGAAATCACTCTGAACTTGCAAGAAAAATCATGATATGTTCATGGGACCAGATTTTCTTAGAAACTGCAGAAAAAATTCACTCTTTACAACCAAATGGTTTCTGGGTCAGAGCCAGAGAGCTGTGGAAAACAATGGAGGAGTTGCAGAGCATGGGATATAATGTGATTCCTTTGAGAAGAAGATTAGTGGAGTTAACTAATGTCATGACAGATTTGAAGCTgtttaaatcaaatataaaaGGGTTAAAAATCAAGGCAGAGGATCACAGAGCAGAGAAAAGAAGACTTAAATTTGTGATTTTGAGCTTGCAGGAAATAATTATGGGAGAAGAAGAAGGCATGGAGAGAGTAGTAGCTGAGGTTATGGATTTGGAGAAAGAGTTGCCAAAATTTGATGAAGCATTTGCCAATTTAGCTTTGGAGCCTCTCTAG
- the LOC110624697 gene encoding uncharacterized protein LOC110624697 isoform X26 gives MTDSGVPLFRFPPSSSEQTDSGISLFGSIPSFPAQSDSGSTFGGSKPSLSARSDYGFTYGGSKPSLSAQSDSGSTFGGSKPSLSARSDYGFTYGGSKPSLSAQSDSGSPFGGSKPSLSAQSDSGSPFGGSKPSLSAVSGSAFNLGGSKPSLSSVSGSAFNLGGSKPSLSSLSDSGFTFDGSKPSLSGVPYTDQTNTNSCEINAESGHGTTSTAEVLSNLQKVNIEEEIAGKESNNTNEVSPLTPSCIKKEEEAREANPEAAKTSSLMVISRILKGIPQDPHFYQLRNHSELARKIMICSWDQIFLETAEKIHSLQPNGFWVRARELWKTMEELQSMGYNVIPLRRRLVELTNVMTDLKLFKSNIKGLKIKAEDHRAEKRRLKFVILSLQEIIMGEEEGMERVVAEVMDLEKELPKFDEAFANLALEPL, from the exons ATGACTGACTCAGGAGTGCCTCTCTTTCGTTTCCCGCCATCATCATCTG AGCAGACTGACTCTGGGATCTCTCTCTTTGGTTCAATACCATCATTTCCCG CGCAGAGCGACTCTGGATCCACTTTCGGTGGTTCAAAACCATCATTATCTG CGCGGAGCGACTATGGATTCACTTACGGTGGTTCAAAACCATCATTATCTG CGCAGAGCGACTCTGGATCCACTTTCGGTGGTTCAAAACCATCATTATCTG CGCGGAGCGACTATGGATTCACTTACGGTGGTTCAAAACCATCATTATCTG CGCAGAGCGACTCTGGATCCCCTTTCGGTGGTTCAAAACCATCATTATCTG CGCAGAGCGACTCTGGATCCCCTTTCGGTGGTTCAAAACCATCATTATCTG CGGTGAGCGGCTCTGCATTCAATCTCGGTGGTTCAAAACCATCATTATCTT CGGTGAGCGGCTCTGCATTCAATCTCGGTGGTTCAAAACCATCATTATCTT CTCTGAGCGACTCTGGATTCACTTTCGATGGTTCAAAACCATCATTATCTG GCGTCCCATACACTGACCAAACCAACACAAACTCCTGCGAGATTAATGCAGAATcaggccacg GTACGACAAGCACAGCTGAAGTTTTGAGTAATCTGCAAAAAGTTAATATTGAAGAAGAGATTGCTGGGAAAGAGAGCAACAATACCAATGAAGTGAGTCCTTTGACTCCATCTTGTATCAAAAAGGAGGAAGAAGCAAGAGAAGCAAATCCAGAAGCTGCTAAAACTTCATCATTAATGGTGATTTCTAGAATTTTAAAGGGTATACCTCAAGACCCTCATTTTTATCAGCTTAGAAATCACTCTGAACTTGCAAGAAAAATCATGATATGTTCATGGGACCAGATTTTCTTAGAAACTGCAGAAAAAATTCACTCTTTACAACCAAATGGTTTCTGGGTCAGAGCCAGAGAGCTGTGGAAAACAATGGAGGAGTTGCAGAGCATGGGATATAATGTGATTCCTTTGAGAAGAAGATTAGTGGAGTTAACTAATGTCATGACAGATTTGAAGCTgtttaaatcaaatataaaaGGGTTAAAAATCAAGGCAGAGGATCACAGAGCAGAGAAAAGAAGACTTAAATTTGTGATTTTGAGCTTGCAGGAAATAATTATGGGAGAAGAAGAAGGCATGGAGAGAGTAGTAGCTGAGGTTATGGATTTGGAGAAAGAGTTGCCAAAATTTGATGAAGCATTTGCCAATTTAGCTTTGGAGCCTCTCTAG
- the LOC110624697 gene encoding nuclear envelope pore membrane protein POM 121 isoform X3: MTDSGVPLFRFPPSSSEQTDSGISLFGSIPSFPAQSDSGSTFGGSKPSLSARSDYGFTYGGSKPSLSAQSDSGSTFGGSNPSLSARSDYGFTYGGSKPSLSAQSDSGSTFGGSKPSLSARSDYGFTYGGSKPSLSAQSDSGSPFGGSKPSLSAQSDSGSPFGGSKPSLSAVSGSAFNLGGSKPSLSSVSGSAFNLGGSKPSLSSLSDSGFTFDGSKPSLSGVPYTDQTNTNSCEINAESGHGTTSTAEVLSNLQKVNIEEEIAGKESNNTNEVSPLTPSCIKKEEEAREANPEAAKTSSLMVISRILKGIPQDPHFYQLRNHSELARKIMICSWDQIFLETAEKIHSLQPNGFWVRARELWKTMEELQSMGYNVIPLRRRLVELTNVMTDLKLFKSNIKGLKIKAEDHRAEKRRLKFVILSLQEIIMGEEEGMERVVAEVMDLEKELPKFDEAFANLALEPL, from the exons ATGACTGACTCAGGAGTGCCTCTCTTTCGTTTCCCGCCATCATCATCTG AGCAGACTGACTCTGGGATCTCTCTCTTTGGTTCAATACCATCATTTCCCG CGCAGAGCGACTCTGGATCCACTTTCGGTGGTTCAAAACCATCATTATCTG CGCGGAGCGACTATGGATTCACTTACGGTGGTTCAAAACCATCATTATCTG CGCAGAGCGACTCTGGATCCACTTTCGGTGGTTCAAATCCATCATTATCTG CGCGGAGCGACTATGGATTCACTTACGGGGGTTCAAAACCATCATTATCTG CGCAGAGCGACTCTGGATCCACTTTCGGTGGTTCAAAACCATCATTATCTG CGCGGAGCGACTATGGATTCACTTACGGTGGTTCAAAACCATCATTATCTG CGCAGAGCGACTCTGGATCCCCTTTCGGTGGTTCAAAACCATCATTATCTG CGCAGAGCGACTCTGGATCCCCTTTCGGTGGTTCAAAACCATCATTATCTG CGGTGAGCGGCTCTGCATTCAATCTCGGTGGTTCAAAACCATCATTATCTT CGGTGAGCGGCTCTGCATTCAATCTCGGTGGTTCAAAACCATCATTATCTT CTCTGAGCGACTCTGGATTCACTTTCGATGGTTCAAAACCATCATTATCTG GCGTCCCATACACTGACCAAACCAACACAAACTCCTGCGAGATTAATGCAGAATcaggccacg GTACGACAAGCACAGCTGAAGTTTTGAGTAATCTGCAAAAAGTTAATATTGAAGAAGAGATTGCTGGGAAAGAGAGCAACAATACCAATGAAGTGAGTCCTTTGACTCCATCTTGTATCAAAAAGGAGGAAGAAGCAAGAGAAGCAAATCCAGAAGCTGCTAAAACTTCATCATTAATGGTGATTTCTAGAATTTTAAAGGGTATACCTCAAGACCCTCATTTTTATCAGCTTAGAAATCACTCTGAACTTGCAAGAAAAATCATGATATGTTCATGGGACCAGATTTTCTTAGAAACTGCAGAAAAAATTCACTCTTTACAACCAAATGGTTTCTGGGTCAGAGCCAGAGAGCTGTGGAAAACAATGGAGGAGTTGCAGAGCATGGGATATAATGTGATTCCTTTGAGAAGAAGATTAGTGGAGTTAACTAATGTCATGACAGATTTGAAGCTgtttaaatcaaatataaaaGGGTTAAAAATCAAGGCAGAGGATCACAGAGCAGAGAAAAGAAGACTTAAATTTGTGATTTTGAGCTTGCAGGAAATAATTATGGGAGAAGAAGAAGGCATGGAGAGAGTAGTAGCTGAGGTTATGGATTTGGAGAAAGAGTTGCCAAAATTTGATGAAGCATTTGCCAATTTAGCTTTGGAGCCTCTCTAG
- the LOC110624697 gene encoding nuclear envelope pore membrane protein POM 121 isoform X4, whose amino-acid sequence MTDSGVPLFSFTPSSSAQSDSGFTFGGSKPSLSAQSDSGSTFGGSKPSLSARSDYGFTYGGSKPSLSAQSDSGSTFGGSNPSLSARSDYGFTYGGSKPSLSAQSDSGSTFGGSKPSLSARSDYGFTYGGSKPSLSAQSDSGSPFGGSKPSLSAQSDSGSPFGGSKPSLSAVSGSAFNLGGSKPSLSSVSGSAFNLGGSKPSLSSLSDSGFTFDGSKPSLSGVPYTDQTNTNSCEINAESGHGTTSTAEVLSNLQKVNIEEEIAGKESNNTNEVSPLTPSCIKKEEEAREANPEAAKTSSLMVISRILKGIPQDPHFYQLRNHSELARKIMICSWDQIFLETAEKIHSLQPNGFWVRARELWKTMEELQSMGYNVIPLRRRLVELTNVMTDLKLFKSNIKGLKIKAEDHRAEKRRLKFVILSLQEIIMGEEEGMERVVAEVMDLEKELPKFDEAFANLALEPL is encoded by the exons CGCAGAGCGACTCTGGATCCACTTTCGGTGGTTCAAAACCATCATTATCTG CGCGGAGCGACTATGGATTCACTTACGGTGGTTCAAAACCATCATTATCTG CGCAGAGCGACTCTGGATCCACTTTCGGTGGTTCAAATCCATCATTATCTG CGCGGAGCGACTATGGATTCACTTACGGGGGTTCAAAACCATCATTATCTG CGCAGAGCGACTCTGGATCCACTTTCGGTGGTTCAAAACCATCATTATCTG CGCGGAGCGACTATGGATTCACTTACGGTGGTTCAAAACCATCATTATCTG CGCAGAGCGACTCTGGATCCCCTTTCGGTGGTTCAAAACCATCATTATCTG CGCAGAGCGACTCTGGATCCCCTTTCGGTGGTTCAAAACCATCATTATCTG CGGTGAGCGGCTCTGCATTCAATCTCGGTGGTTCAAAACCATCATTATCTT CGGTGAGCGGCTCTGCATTCAATCTCGGTGGTTCAAAACCATCATTATCTT CTCTGAGCGACTCTGGATTCACTTTCGATGGTTCAAAACCATCATTATCTG GCGTCCCATACACTGACCAAACCAACACAAACTCCTGCGAGATTAATGCAGAATcaggccacg GTACGACAAGCACAGCTGAAGTTTTGAGTAATCTGCAAAAAGTTAATATTGAAGAAGAGATTGCTGGGAAAGAGAGCAACAATACCAATGAAGTGAGTCCTTTGACTCCATCTTGTATCAAAAAGGAGGAAGAAGCAAGAGAAGCAAATCCAGAAGCTGCTAAAACTTCATCATTAATGGTGATTTCTAGAATTTTAAAGGGTATACCTCAAGACCCTCATTTTTATCAGCTTAGAAATCACTCTGAACTTGCAAGAAAAATCATGATATGTTCATGGGACCAGATTTTCTTAGAAACTGCAGAAAAAATTCACTCTTTACAACCAAATGGTTTCTGGGTCAGAGCCAGAGAGCTGTGGAAAACAATGGAGGAGTTGCAGAGCATGGGATATAATGTGATTCCTTTGAGAAGAAGATTAGTGGAGTTAACTAATGTCATGACAGATTTGAAGCTgtttaaatcaaatataaaaGGGTTAAAAATCAAGGCAGAGGATCACAGAGCAGAGAAAAGAAGACTTAAATTTGTGATTTTGAGCTTGCAGGAAATAATTATGGGAGAAGAAGAAGGCATGGAGAGAGTAGTAGCTGAGGTTATGGATTTGGAGAAAGAGTTGCCAAAATTTGATGAAGCATTTGCCAATTTAGCTTTGGAGCCTCTCTAG
- the LOC110624697 gene encoding uncharacterized protein LOC110624697 isoform X15, which produces MTDSGVPLFRFPPSSSEQTDSGISLFGSIPSFPAQSDSGSTFGGSKPSLSAQSDSGSTFGGSNPSLSARSDYGFTYGGSKPSLSAQSDSGSTFGGSKPSLSARSDYGFTYGGSKPSLSAQSDSGSPFGGSKPSLSAQSDSGSPFGGSKPSLSAVSGSAFNLGGSKPSLSSVSGSAFNLGGSKPSLSSLSDSGFTFDGSKPSLSGVPYTDQTNTNSCEINAESGHGTTSTAEVLSNLQKVNIEEEIAGKESNNTNEVSPLTPSCIKKEEEAREANPEAAKTSSLMVISRILKGIPQDPHFYQLRNHSELARKIMICSWDQIFLETAEKIHSLQPNGFWVRARELWKTMEELQSMGYNVIPLRRRLVELTNVMTDLKLFKSNIKGLKIKAEDHRAEKRRLKFVILSLQEIIMGEEEGMERVVAEVMDLEKELPKFDEAFANLALEPL; this is translated from the exons ATGACTGACTCAGGAGTGCCTCTCTTTCGTTTCCCGCCATCATCATCTG AGCAGACTGACTCTGGGATCTCTCTCTTTGGTTCAATACCATCATTTCCCG CGCAGAGCGACTCTGGATCCACTTTCGGTGGTTCAAAACCATCATTATCTG CGCAGAGCGACTCTGGATCCACTTTCGGTGGTTCAAATCCATCATTATCTG CGCGGAGCGACTATGGATTCACTTACGGGGGTTCAAAACCATCATTATCTG CGCAGAGCGACTCTGGATCCACTTTCGGTGGTTCAAAACCATCATTATCTG CGCGGAGCGACTATGGATTCACTTACGGTGGTTCAAAACCATCATTATCTG CGCAGAGCGACTCTGGATCCCCTTTCGGTGGTTCAAAACCATCATTATCTG CGCAGAGCGACTCTGGATCCCCTTTCGGTGGTTCAAAACCATCATTATCTG CGGTGAGCGGCTCTGCATTCAATCTCGGTGGTTCAAAACCATCATTATCTT CGGTGAGCGGCTCTGCATTCAATCTCGGTGGTTCAAAACCATCATTATCTT CTCTGAGCGACTCTGGATTCACTTTCGATGGTTCAAAACCATCATTATCTG GCGTCCCATACACTGACCAAACCAACACAAACTCCTGCGAGATTAATGCAGAATcaggccacg GTACGACAAGCACAGCTGAAGTTTTGAGTAATCTGCAAAAAGTTAATATTGAAGAAGAGATTGCTGGGAAAGAGAGCAACAATACCAATGAAGTGAGTCCTTTGACTCCATCTTGTATCAAAAAGGAGGAAGAAGCAAGAGAAGCAAATCCAGAAGCTGCTAAAACTTCATCATTAATGGTGATTTCTAGAATTTTAAAGGGTATACCTCAAGACCCTCATTTTTATCAGCTTAGAAATCACTCTGAACTTGCAAGAAAAATCATGATATGTTCATGGGACCAGATTTTCTTAGAAACTGCAGAAAAAATTCACTCTTTACAACCAAATGGTTTCTGGGTCAGAGCCAGAGAGCTGTGGAAAACAATGGAGGAGTTGCAGAGCATGGGATATAATGTGATTCCTTTGAGAAGAAGATTAGTGGAGTTAACTAATGTCATGACAGATTTGAAGCTgtttaaatcaaatataaaaGGGTTAAAAATCAAGGCAGAGGATCACAGAGCAGAGAAAAGAAGACTTAAATTTGTGATTTTGAGCTTGCAGGAAATAATTATGGGAGAAGAAGAAGGCATGGAGAGAGTAGTAGCTGAGGTTATGGATTTGGAGAAAGAGTTGCCAAAATTTGATGAAGCATTTGCCAATTTAGCTTTGGAGCCTCTCTAG